Below is a genomic region from Planctomycetia bacterium.
TGGCCGGCTGCGACGATCCTCTTCGCAGGACCGCTGGGATCCGGCGTCGGCATTGCCGCCGATATCCTGGCCGACGTTGCGCGCTTGAGCCACCGCACGGTTGCTCGCCGCCGCAACTTCACGCACCTCGCTCACTCGTCGACGGCGATTGCTTCGTCGACCCCGGCGAAAGTCGGCGTCTTGCAACTCGTCTCTTACGGCGATGCGACGCACGCAGCCGATGCCGGCGTGATCGATCTCGCGATCGCCTGGGACCACGCTTCCGCCGCCGCATTGCGAGCCGCGGGGGTCGAAGCCGGCGAATGGATCGTCGTCGATTCGACTTCGCCGCGCGATTCGGAAGTCCCGACTTGGCGGCGCGATCTGCTCACTGATTCTGCACTCCCCAACTCTACAACTTCGACCGCCGAACCGATTCATCCGTCGGCGTCGTCGACTGGGCTGCAACGCACGGCCCGAGCGCTCAAGTTGCTCAGCCGTCGCACGCCGTTCACGCGCGAACTTTGGCAACGGGTTCTCAAGCTGCACGCCCCCGCACGGCGACGACGGGCCGCAACGGCCTGATTCTCGAACGCTCTAATTCGCGACAGAGAGCGAATCCGAACACGCCCTACGTGCGGCTCGCGTTCCATTGGCCCGACAAGTCGGCCGAGCCATGCTTGCGATACCAATCGCAGAACGCACGTACGCCGTCGTCGAACGAGGTCTTCGGCGCGTAGTTCAACAAACGTTTGGCCTTCGATAAGTCGGCGTGCGTGACCGGCATTTCTCCCTCTTTCGCCGGCAGGCGATGAATCGCGGCCGCGCGGCCGAGCGTTCGTTCCAGCGTCGCGATCACTTCGCGCATCGCGATCGGCTCGTCGTGGCCGAGGTTGATCGCTTCGCCAAGGCAGCCGTCGGCGGTGAGTATCGCTTCCAGGCCGTCGCAGAGATCGTCGATGTAGGTGAAGTCGCGACGAATCGAACCGTCGCCGAACAGCGGCACCGGCCGATCGTGCAGAATCGCCTCGGTGAAGATCGACAGCGCCAGGTCGGGTCGCAAGCGCGGCCCATACACGCTGAACGGCCGCACGATGACGACCGGCACTTGATACAAGTCGTGATAGGTGAGGCCGAACGTTTCCGCGGCCCGTTTGCTTGCGCCGTAGGGGCTCAGCGGCACTCCGAGCGGGGCGTCTTCCTGAAACGGCGCCACGGCGTTTCGGCCGTAAACCGTCGACGACGACGCGAGCACGAACCGCCGCACCGGATGTTTGCGTGCCGCCTCCAAAAGAGCGAGCGTGCCGCCGACGTTGTGCTGCTGATAAGGAAACGGATTCGCCAAGCTATAGCGTACGCCGGCATACGCGCCGAGATGCACGACGAACTCCACCTGCTCCTCGGCGAACAAGCGCTCCATCCTCGGGGCATCGCAAAACGAAGTCTCGACCATCCGCACGCGCGGCTCGGCGGCGAAGCCCAAGGTGTTCGTGCGCTTCAGCGCCGGCTCGTAGTAGTCGTTGTAGTCGTCGAGGCAGATCAGGCGCGCTTCCGGCCGGCGCAACAGTCGTTCGATGAGCCGACTGCCGATGAAACCGGCACCGCCGGTGATGAGAACGTTCATGCCGAGTCGCTCCTTCCGCACGTCGCGAGCGAAGAGATGATTAGATGCCGAGCCAGTTTTTCACCGACAAGCGAGCGATGATCCAGACGGCTCGATAGGCTTCGCCCATGTGGATCTTGCTTTGACCTCGCACGCGATCGACGAACATGATCGGCGTCTCGACGAAGCGACACCCGAGTTGCTTGAGACGCCAGAGCATCTCTTCTTGAAAAGAATATCCGGTCGAATAGAAGCGATCGAAATCGATCAGCGCCAACTTCGAAACCCGATAACAACGATATCCTCCGCTCGTATCGCGAGGCTTAAGCCACAACAGCCAGCGTGCATAAAGGTTGACCCCGTGGCTCATCAAGCGCCGCTTCAGCGGCCAGTTTTCGACTCCGCCGCCCGGAATATAACGGGAGCCGATCGCCGTATCGACTTGGGGAGCCCCCGGCGGCTCCATTGCGCGAATCAACTCCGGCAAGTAGCGCGGATGATGACTAAAGTCGGCATCCATGTTGAGCACGTAGCGATACCCCTGCTCGATCGCATATTTCATTCCCGCGATCACGGCCGTTCCCAGCCCCAACTTGCCCGAGCGATGCAAGGCATGCACGCGTGGGTCGCGGGCAGCAAGTTCGTCGACCCAGCGACCGGTTCCGTCCGGCGAGTTGTCGTCGATCACCAGCAAGTGCGCCTCGGGCGCGTAGCGAAAGATCTCCTCGACCAGCGTCGGCAGGTTTTCGATTTCGTTATACGTCGCGGTGATGATCAGGGTCTTATCGGCGTTCGACATCGGCAAACGTACGGGGTGAGTTGAAGGCGATCTGCGCAGCATTTCGGCGGAGCGGCGAAAGCGAAACTCTAGTCGAACCGCTGTGAATCGTAAACCCGGCTTGCCGCCCTTGCGATAGCTGCGCGGCTCGTCCAGTAGCGTCGACTGGTGGGGCTCGCGCAAAGGGCTATACTGTCGGTTTCCTTCTCCTTGCCCCGCCGCGGTCCCCATGCCATCGCCCGACGACGTCTCTACGGCGCTGGAACGTCGCGAGCCGGAATCTTCTACTTTCGGGCGACCGTTTTGGTTCAGCTACGCCTCTAACTTCTCACAGATGGTGGGGGTGAGCCTGCTGTTCGTCTACGCCGATTTCGTGACGCTGCTCGGGGGCAGCCCGTGGGATCTCGGGCTGATCGTCGGCATCGGCATGGTCGGCAGTATCGTGATGAGATTCGCGCAAGGAGTCGGCATCGATCGCTTCGGACCGCGACGCATTTGGCTGATGTCGACGTTTCTCTACATCGTCAGTTGCTGCGGACATTTGGCGATGCGCAACGTCGACACGCCGTGGATCTATCTGCTGCGCATCGTGTATCAATCGAGCATCGCGGGCATCTTCGGCGCATCGATCACTTACGTCTCCGGGCGAACCGCCGTGGCGCGCATGGCCGAGGCCATCGGCACGCTCGGCACTTCCGGTTTCATCGGCATGATGTGCGGCACGGCGCTTTGCCGGTTCATCGTCGGCGATGGCTTTGCCGACCGCTTGGAGTTCGAGCGCCTCTTTCTTTCGGCCGCCGCATTTTCCGGACTGGCATTGTTCTTCGCGCAACTTGCGACGCGCGGCACCGTGGTGAAGACACCGACGCGACGCGGCCCGCCGCTGTGGTGGCTCCTGCGGCGGTACAACCCGGGACTCATCTTAGTGATGAGCGTGGCGACCGGCATCGGCTTGAACTTGCCGACCGTGTTTCTGCAACCCTACATGGAGCAACTTCATCTCGGCGGCGGCTTGATGTTTTTCTTCAACACCTATCCGCCGATCGCGTTCATCGCTCGGATGCTGCTGCGGCGCGTGCCCGACCGGCTCGGCATTCGCCCGATGCTGGCGATCGGAATCGTCTCGCTCGTGATCGGCCTGATGACGCTGCTGATCGTGCAAAGAGAATGGCACTTGCTTCTTCCTGCGCTGTTCATGGGGCTCGCGCATGCTTGCCTCTTTCCGGCCGTCGTCGCCGGCGGAAGCGGGGCGTTTCCCGGCCGGTGGCGCGGCACAGGCACGACCTTGGTGCTCGCGATGTTCGACGTCGGCACGCTTATCGGAGCACCGCTGGCAGGCGGAATCCTGACGATCGCCGCGCGCAGCGGCTGGCCGAACTACGGCACTTTGCTACCGACGATGAGCGCGCTGCTCGCCACGGCGGGCCTCGTATACTTTACGTTCTCGAAAGCGAAGCTGACGCGACGAACTTGACCGCGGTTGCACGATTCGACTTTACGCGTTGATCGCCAAGCTCCGTCCGCTGCGCCAATGCTTGAAGCCTTTGATGAGCAACGGCAAGATCGACAGAAACACGACGACGATCACGACCTTGTCGACGTGCTTCGCGATCTCGAATTGCGGCCCGAAGATTTGCCGCAAGAGCGGGTCGAGCATATATCCGACCATCAGCATGCTCATGATCCAGCCGATGCCGCCGAGCACGTTGAAAAAGAGAAACGTGCGGTACTCCATCTTCGCCGCTCCGGCCACGACCGGCACGAACGTACGGATGAGCGGAATGAAGCGGGCGATGATAATCGTCTTGCCGCCGTGCCGTTCGTAGTAGGCCTTGGCGGCCAGCAAATGGTCTCGTTTGAAAAACCGGCTCGAAGGCCGGTTGAAGATCGCGGGCCCGGCTTTGGCTCCGATCGCATAGCCGATCGTGTCGCCGATGATGGCCGACGCGCACAGCGAAGCCGTGAGGGGCAAGATCGGCCAATCGGCGCTCCGCGCGACGAGGCCCGTCACGACGAGTAGCGAATCGCCCGGCAACAAGAAACCGATCAACAAACCGGTCTCGGTGAAGACGATCAGGTTCACCGCGACGAACGCGGCCCACATCACGCCCGGCTGCTTGAGCGCTTCGACGTAAACTTCGGGATGCTTCAAATTGCGCGGATCGGCGAACGTGACGATCAGTGCCCAGATTTGGTTGAAAAAGTCTTCCATGGTCGATCTCAAGAATAACTGGTAATCAGTAGCCCGTGCCCCGACGGGCGGACGTCGCCGAAAGTCTAACTGCCGGGCCGAAACGTCGGTAGTCGAGTATGCGCGGCGGGCAGTAGAATATGCCCGCGAATGCCGCCGTGGTTCGCCCGTTCGCTGCCGGTTCCTTCTCTGATTTTCGAGGCTCTGATGACGGAAAAAAATCCCGGCGATCGGCGGATGCCGCTCCACACGAAGATTCTCATCGGGCTGGCTATCGGTGCCGCGCTCGGCCTCTTCGCCAACTACATCGCATCCGTTTATCCGGATCCGCCGGCCGTACAGGCCGATCCGCCGAACGTCGAGAAGGCACAGGCCGATCGACGGAACGCCGACAAGGGACGGTTCAGCGTTCCTAAGTTCGTCAAGAATGTCGCCGAAGATTGGGCGAAGCCGATCGGTCGCGTGTTTCTCCGGCTCGTCATCATGGTCGTCGTGCCGTTGGTGTTTTCCGCACTCGTGCTCGGCATCCTCGAGCTCGGCGATATTCGCCAACTCGGCCGGGTCGGGCTCAAGACGCTCGGCTACACGATGATCTTGTCGTTTATGAGCGTGTTCATCGGCGTCGGGCTGGTGAATCTGATTCGCCCCGGTGCGAGCCTGAGCCCGGAGCAGCAAGAAAAACTGACGGCCCCCTACGCAGCCGCCGCAGGCGATGCCGAAGCGAAGGCCGCGAAGAGCAAGGCGCTCAAAGACACGCTGCTCGACATGCTGCCCGAGAACCCGCTGCAAGAGATGGTCGGCGCGATCGACGGCTCGAGCCCTGGCAACGGCATGCTGGCCGTGATGATCTTTGCGTTGATCATCGGCGGGGCACTCACCGTCACACCGGAGCGCACGGGCGTGTTGATTCAACTGCTGCAAGGCTTGTTCGATGTCTGCATGACGGTCATCTCGTTCGCGATGCGTCTGGCGCCGTTTTGCGTCGGGTGCCTCGTGTTTGCGATCACGGCCACGATCGGATTCGACGCCGTGGCGATGCTCATCCGCTTCGTCGTCACGGTCGTGCTCGGGCTCGCGCTGCAAATGTTCGTCGTCTATTCGGTCATGCTGATCGTCGTCGCGCGCATTCCCCCGAAGCAATTTTTCCGTCAGACGTCGGAAGCGATCTTCACGGCGTTCGGCACCAGCAGTTCCAACGCCACGCTACCGACTTCGCTGCGCGTGGCGCGCGAAGAATTGAAACTCCGGCCCGATGTTTCGCAGTTCGTCCTCACGGTCGGCTCGATGGCGAATCAGAACGGCACGGCGTTGTTCGAAGGAACCGTGGTGTTGTTCTTGGCGCAAGTCTTCGGCGTGGAGCTCACGCTGATCCAGCAAGTGACGGTCGTGATGATGTCCGTCTTGGCAGGCATCGGCACGGCCGGCGTTCCCGGCGGTTCGATTCCGATGATCATCATCGTGTTGAAAAGCGTCGGAGTGCCGGGCGAAGGGATCGGCATCATCCTCGGCGTCGACCGCATCCTCGATATGTGCCGCACGACGCTCAACGTCACGGGCGACTTGGTGCTCGCGGCCTGCGTGTCGCGCAGCGAAGATCGGCGATTAGGTCAGCCAATACCGGAAACCGCGCAAGGCTAACCAGCCATTAGCCGGAACGCGTTAGCGTCCGGTCCGAGAACCGTTATCACGCGCACCGCGATCGGAGCAGAGAACCGGGGGCTAACGCCCTGCGGCTAATGCCGAACCGTTGCCGGATCGCTAGACCGCCTTCTCGGGCTCTTCTTCTATCATCCCGCCGGCGAGCGAGCGGCCGTAGCGCGTGACTGCCGAGCGAACTTCCGCCGCGGCCGTGGCGGCAACGTCCCACCCTTGCGTCTCGATGTGAATTCCTTCGAGCTGCTTATAGGTGGCGAAGAAGTGCTCGACTTCGCGCAGGTAATGGCCCGCCACGTCTTCGAGATTCTTGTACTCGGCGAAGAGCGGGTCGGTATGCGGCACGCCGAGAACTTTGAAGTCGTTGAGGCCCCGATCTTTCATGCGGAACAAGCCCACGACGCGGGCCTGAATCAAACATCCGCTAAAGGTCGGCTCGTTGACCATCACGAGAATGTCGAGCGCGTCGCCGTCTTCGGCGAGCGTTTGCGGAATGAAACCGTAGTCGCCCGGGTAGTGGCTCGAAGAATAGAGGAACCGATCGAGCCGAATCAGCCCGGTTTCCTTATCGACTTCGAACTTGCTGCGGCGCCCCTTCGGAATCTCGACGATCGCGTTGACGACCGAAGGAATGTTCGTCCCGGGCGGAACGTTCATATACTGGTTGCGCAGCGTCATGAAAGTCGAACCTTAAAAATAATCCACGAAGAGACGTCGAATCGTCGGCCCTTCTTATAGCTTGCCGACCGCCGGACGGGGAAGGGGAGCGACGAAAAACTCCCTCGCTGCAGTGAATCGATCACGGGCAATTGCTTTAGAACGGCCACACCAGCGGCGCGATCAACACGGTGATGATGCCGATCAGAATATCGAGCGGAACGCCGATCTTCACGTAGTCGCTGAACTTATAACCGCCGGGACCATAAACCATCAGATTCGTCTGATACCCGATCGGGGTGGCAAAACCGGCCGACGCTGCCATCATCACGGCGATGACGAACGGAAAGTGATTGACACCCAATTCTTCGGCCGCACCGACCCCCAAGGGAAACATGAGCGCGGCGGCGGCGTTGTTCGTAACGGCTTCGGTGACCAGCACCGTGCCGAGATAAATCATGGCGAGCGTCCCCCACGGATTGCCCGCGGCGAGCGACGTGATCGCTTGCGCGATTCCGGTCGCCGCGCCGGTTATTTCCAGCGCATGGCTGATCGCCAGCGAAGCCGAGATGGCGAGCAGCACGTCGGAGTTGAGATATTTCTTCGCGGCTTCCACGGTCGTGCAGCGGGTCAGAATCATCAGCGCGGCGGCGACCACCGCGGCTTGCAACATCGGCAACAGACCGAACCCGGCCAAGATGATCATGACGACTAGAATCGCGAGCGCAACGCCGGCCCGTTCGTAGCTGCGCGGCTGCGAATCTTGCAGCTGGCTGACGAGGAAGAAGTCGCGGCTGTTACGGTGCGTGGCGACGAAGGAAGGATGGGCTTCGAGCAGCAACGTGTCGCCGGTCGTCATCTGAATGTCGCCGATCTTGCCCGGCAAACGCTCGCCGTTGCGGGCCACGGCCAGCACGACGGCGTTGTAGTGCGACCGAAAACGAGCGTCTCGAATGGTCTGCCCGACGAGCGAGCAGGTGTTCGAGACGACCGCTTCGATGAGGCAGCGCTGCGAACGGGGCTCGCGAAGCTTGAAGACTTGATCGGTCGCCGGCTTCAAGCCGCGCGTCCGTTGCAGGTCGACCACGGAATCGACGACACCGACGAACACCAACCGGTCGTTGCGGCGAAGGCGTTCTTCGGGCGAAACCGCCGGCAGCACCATCCCGTCGCGGTCGATCTCGGCGAGGTAAACCCCCGGCAGATGCCGCAGGCCGGCTTCTTCGATCGTCTTCCCGACCATCGGGCTCGACTCTTCCACCAGCATCTCGACCGTGTACTGCCGCGGATCGTCCATCCGGCTCAGCGCCGGGCTCCGGTCGGGCAACAGCCGCCGGCTGACGAGAATCACGAACGCGCAGCCGGCCAGGGTGGCGGGAATGCCGACCCAGGAGATGTCGAACATCCGGAGCGATTGGCCGTAGAACCGCTGCTCGTACAAACCGCTCACGATCAGGTTGGTGCTCGTGCCGATGAGCGAGCAGGTGCCGCCGAGAATCGCGGCGTAGCTGAGCGGAAGCATCAGCTTCGAGACCGGCACGCGGTTCTTCTTCGCCCAATCGTTGACGATCGGGATGAGCATCGCCACCAACGGCGTGTTGTTGATGAACGCCGAGATCGCGGCCGTCGGCAGCATGAGCCGGGCGACGGCCATGGTCTGTGTCTTCGGGCTTCCCAAAACCTTGCCGGCAAGAAAATCGATGGCCCCGGTTTCCGTCACCCCTGCGCCGACGAGATAGAGGACGGCAACCGTGACCATTCCCTCGTTCGAGAGCCCCGCCAGCGCCTTCTCGACCGGCAAGATTCCGGCTCCCAGCAACAGCGCCACGGCCCCCCACATGATCGCCGCCGGCGACGACTTCCCCCAGGCGAGCAGCCCGAGCGTGAGGATCAACACAGCGACGGTGTACCAAGCTTGCCAACCCATGCCGACGGCCCCCGAGCGATCACGACCAAGTTACTGATGATTTGCAGAGTCATGGTCATACCCGGGCGAAACGATCTTGCAAACAGAACCCTAATTTTCAACTCCACGAGACAGGACACGTTGCGAACGGGAAAAATCGCGTGCTTAAAAACAGGGCACACTCCAAAATCACCTACCCAGGCAGCCGTGCCCGCTTTCAATGCAAGCAGGTCGCAATGCTGTAAGTGCTATCACAGACAAGACTTTCGTTACTGGTATTGACGGCAAGATAGATTTATCGGAAACAGTAGCCCGCGTGGCCGCTGGAAAAGGAATTCAACTGCACGAAGTCAAAAAAGGAGAGGATCGGTCATGGGAGAAAAGGAAACGCAAGTCATCAAGGTCGCCCAAGAGCTTTTCAGTCAACAGCCGGATTGGGTCACATTCTTCCGCGAAGTGCTCGGCGTCGGCGGCATCGTCCGCGACTCGTTCGCTAGCCCGGAAGCCCTTGCTCAGTTCGAGCAAAGCGAAGAGTACAACGAAATCCAACAGATGGTGGCAAAGCTTCGTGAGCGCGGCGACGAAACCGCCAACTCGCGCGAGCCGACGCGTGTGATCACCGTCCGTCTGCCGGCAAGCCTGCACGAGTCGCTTCGCGCCGAAGCACACGACCGGCACACCAGCATGAACAAGCTCTGCATCACGAAGTTGTTGCAGATGGTCGAAAGCGAACTCGTTCCGACCGACTCGAAGTTGCCTATCGCCGTACGAGCCTAAGACCCCGCGACGGCCGACCCACGCTGCCGTCGCGAAGGCCTGAGTTCGTCGACTGAAAACTTCAAGGGAGGGTGAAGCATCGTTCTTCACCCTCCCTTTGTATTTCGATTTCCGGCCGCTACGGCGCGGCATCGACTTGCCGACAAAATAAAAAGCTCAGAGCGAACCTATAAGCCGGGTTTTGTCCGGCGACGGGCCGAAGCCCCTCGCCGCGACGATCATTTCTCTACGCCGGCGATTGCTCGACGACTCTAGCAGCCTACCCGGAAGTGACGGCGGATCGAACCGATCCGCGTCCGCAACGCGAAGCCGAAGCCTCGTGCGGCGAACTCCTTCCTGTTTGACCTTGCTCCCCGTGGGGTTTACCTAGCCGGCCGGTCACCCGAACCGCTGGTGAGCTCTTACCTCACCGTTTCACCCTTACCTCGCCGCGAGAGCTTTCGCTTGCGCAGCGATCGGCGGTTTGCTTTCTGTTGCACTTTCCCGGACCTTGCGGTCGGTGGGCGTTACCCACCACGGCGTCCTCCGGAGCCCGGACTTTCCTCCCGTCGCGCCGTAGCCGAACCGTTGCGGGATCGGCACAGCCGCCGACCGGCGATCGCCCGGCTCGCTCTGAGCCGTGTACCAACATAAGCGACAGGCGTCGGCGTAAGAAGGGTTCGCACGAAACGACGGCGAAACCGCAGGCGAAGGACGATGCCTTTGGAAGCTTTCTAGTTTCTGGCTTCTGGTTTCTGCTTTTCCCCCGCTCTCTTCCCCTGCCACGTATCGCGGCGCTCGAATTCCGCGGCCAGGGCCCGTGCGATATCCGGCTTGTCCAAGCACCAGGCCGGGCCCACATGGTAATTCGGAGGCGATTCCCCGCTGATCCGCTCGACGATCGTGGTCGCCGGCAAAATCTCTAGAATATCGACCACGGTGCGCACGTAGTCGTCCCGTTCCATCAGCGTCACTTCGCCGCGCAGCACTTGCTCGGCCAGCGGCGTGTCTTTCACGGCATACAGGTTGTGCAACTTCACGGCATCGAGCCCGAGGCGCGCCACCTCGTGGGCCGTCGCCAGCATATCTGCGTGCGATTCGCCGGGCACGCCGAGAATCACATGCGCACAGATCTCGAACCCTCGGCCTCGGCTGCGGGCCATCGCGTCGAGCATTGCGTCGTGATGATGTCCGCGGTTCATCCAATCGAGCGAACGATCGTGGATCGATTGCATTCCGTATTCGACCGAGAGATAGGTCCGCCCGGCGATCTCCGCGAGCAGATCGAGCACGTCGTCGGGCACCGCATCGGGTCGGGTGCCGATCGCCATGCCGACGATCTTCGGCTGGGCCAGCGCTTGCTCATACAGCCGGCGCAGCTTGTCGACCGGAGCATAAGTGTTCGTCGCGGGCTGAAAGTAGGCGATGAAGTCGTCGACCTTATAGCGCCGCTTGATGCGCGCGATCCCGTCTTCGACTTGCCCGGCGATGTTCACGCGCGGCCCGCGCCGGCTGGGACTGAAGCTCCGGTTGTCGCAGAAGACGCAGCCGCCGGTCGTTACCGAGCCGTCGACGTTCGGGCAGGTAAAGCCCGCGTCGATGCTCACCTTATGAATCCGCCGCCCGAACTTGCGCCGCAAATGAAAGTTGTAGCTGTAATAGCGCAACCCCGCCGCCCGCCAAGCGGGAACGGAGTCGGCGGCGGCGGTAGCGAGCTCGGACATAGACCTTCGATATTACGGGACGACGCCGGTATGACGCCAGTGGTTTGCCGGCTGAATGACGAATGCCGAAGCACGAATGACGAAAGAATGTCGAAATCCGAATGACGAACGCTTCGCACCTCCAATCGGCGCGATTCCAGTCGGGCCACTCGTGCTTCGGCATTCGTGCTTCTTTCGTCATTCGAGCTTCGACATTCGACATTCCCCATACCCACCACTGACCGAAGCCTTCCGCGACGGTACACTTGCATCATGGCTGACAAAAAGAAGAAATCCCAAGCCGACTTTCGCAAGAACCGCTCCCCCCGAACGCGCACGAAAGATTGGGCCAAGCACGTCGACCACGACGAGCACGGCAAGCTCGCCGACCAGCCGCACGGCGAGCGCCTGAGCGGCAAAGGGGATCTCACCAAGAAGCGGACGGTGATGACTTCCGATGCCCAGCGCGGCGGCGACGGCCGGATCGAAGTCGATGCCGGTTGTCGGCATGGTCTCGTGCTCAGCGTACATGGCCTCGCCTGCGTGGTCGAAGCCGACGACGGCACCATCTTCCAATGCGGCGTGCGGCGAATTCTTAAGACCCTCGCCACGAAAGATCGCCATGTCGTCGTCGCCGGCGACGAGGTCTACTTCCGGCCTGCCGGAAACACGGCCGAAGGGCTCATCGAGCGCGTCGAAGCGCGGCGCGGCGTCATCAGCCGTACCAGTCGCGGGCGGCAGCATGTCATCGCCGCCAACGTCGAGCAGATGTGCATCGTCAACAGCGCAGCCGAACCCTACCTGAAGCCGCATCTGATCGATCGGCTCCTCGTCGTCGCCGAGCGCTCGCGCATTCGCCCGATCATTTGCATTACGAAGATCGATCTCGTCGAGCCGCATGAACTGCAGCCGCTCATCGGTGTCTACGCCCGTTGCGGCTACGAGGTGCTGCCGCTCAGCGTGTACACCGGGTTCAACGTCGATTCGCTGCGCCGCATTCTTGCCGGCCGGCGCAGCGTCGTCGTCGGGCAGAGCGGCGTCGGCAAGTCGTCGTTGTTGAACGCCGTCGATCCGCAGTTGAACTTGCGCGTCGGCGTGGTGAGCGAAGAGACGCAAAAAGGAAAACACACAACGACCGTGGCCCGGCTCATCAAACTCGCCGCCGGGAGCTACGTCGTCGACACGCCGGGCATTCGCTCGATGGAGCTCTGGGACATCATCCCGGCCGAGGTCGCCGGCGCGTTTCGCGACCTCCGACCGCTCGTCAACCACTGCCGCTTCCCCGACTGCACCCACGGCCACGAAGCGGGCTGCGCCGTAAAAGACGCCGTCGCCGACGGCCGGCTCGATGTGCGCCGCTATGAAAGTTATCTACAACTTTTCGCCGGCGACGACGCCTAACCGTCGAGCGCTCTCGCCGCGCGTGTCGCGCTAGCGCATCAACTCTTCTCCCACCGGGAGAAGGTGGCGGCAAAGCCGCCGGATGAGGGGCGCCCCGCCAAATCACTCCGGCAAACAGCATCGCCTATCACTCACCGAAAATGATCGCCCACCCGCACAAGCTCCACCCCTCACCCCAACCCTCTCCCGCCGGGGAGAGGGAGACATCCACTACCGGCGACCACTTCGCTTGCGCTTACTTGCGGATTCGTAAAGCAACCCCGATGCGTTGCCCCTGCGTAGAAGCAGGTGTGACGCAATGAGCCGGCGTTTATCCAAACGGCTCGCATTTACGAGGGTGAGGACGCTATGAGACGCATCTTGTTGGCTTTGATCTTGATGGGTGTGGTGGGAGCCGTCGCGGCTCCGAGCGAGGCATCGGCCGCTTACAGTCGCTCGGTTTCGCGAGGCGGCGGCGGGGTCGTCGGCCGCGCATTCGCGACTCGGCTCTACTACAGCAACGCCTTTCGAGGCCTGATTCCCGGCACCGGCTACGGCGGCTTCCGCCGACCCGCCTTCGGCTACCGCGGCTATTAACCGCAGCGCGACCTACCGCAAGACGGTCGCAACAGTAATACAATCATCAGGCCTGCTCGGCGACGATCGGATATTCCTTCCGATCGCCGCCGCAATTTTTTTACATGCGATCCGCCTGTCGGCTACACATCCACTCCCTCTCCCGCCGGGAGAGGGTCGGGGTGAGGGGGCATTCGACGACTACGGTTTCACCGCCACGACTTCCGCCACCGCGCCGAACGCGAACAGCACCGTCCCCATCGCCAAGATCAGCAGATGCGCGATCGTCTCGGCCCAGCCGTCGCTCGGGCCGATCAGGTTCTTCGGGTTGCCGCGCTCATAGACGATCGGCACGCGCTTGCCGACGGCATAGGTCTCGGTGTCTTTCACGATCATGAGCTTCGCTTCGTGAACGACCTCGTGTTCGTCTCGATAGCGCACGGTC
It encodes:
- a CDS encoding GDP-mannose 4,6-dehydratase — protein: MNVLITGGAGFIGSRLIERLLRRPEARLICLDDYNDYYEPALKRTNTLGFAAEPRVRMVETSFCDAPRMERLFAEEQVEFVVHLGAYAGVRYSLANPFPYQQHNVGGTLALLEAARKHPVRRFVLASSSTVYGRNAVAPFQEDAPLGVPLSPYGASKRAAETFGLTYHDLYQVPVVIVRPFSVYGPRLRPDLALSIFTEAILHDRPVPLFGDGSIRRDFTYIDDLCDGLEAILTADGCLGEAINLGHDEPIAMREVIATLERTLGRAAAIHRLPAKEGEMPVTHADLSKAKRLLNYAPKTSFDDGVRAFCDWYRKHGSADLSGQWNASRT
- a CDS encoding polyprenol monophosphomannose synthase, whose protein sequence is MSNADKTLIITATYNEIENLPTLVEEIFRYAPEAHLLVIDDNSPDGTGRWVDELAARDPRVHALHRSGKLGLGTAVIAGMKYAIEQGYRYVLNMDADFSHHPRYLPELIRAMEPPGAPQVDTAIGSRYIPGGGVENWPLKRRLMSHGVNLYARWLLWLKPRDTSGGYRCYRVSKLALIDFDRFYSTGYSFQEEMLWRLKQLGCRFVETPIMFVDRVRGQSKIHMGEAYRAVWIIARLSVKNWLGI
- a CDS encoding MFS transporter is translated as MPSPDDVSTALERREPESSTFGRPFWFSYASNFSQMVGVSLLFVYADFVTLLGGSPWDLGLIVGIGMVGSIVMRFAQGVGIDRFGPRRIWLMSTFLYIVSCCGHLAMRNVDTPWIYLLRIVYQSSIAGIFGASITYVSGRTAVARMAEAIGTLGTSGFIGMMCGTALCRFIVGDGFADRLEFERLFLSAAAFSGLALFFAQLATRGTVVKTPTRRGPPLWWLLRRYNPGLILVMSVATGIGLNLPTVFLQPYMEQLHLGGGLMFFFNTYPPIAFIARMLLRRVPDRLGIRPMLAIGIVSLVIGLMTLLIVQREWHLLLPALFMGLAHACLFPAVVAGGSGAFPGRWRGTGTTLVLAMFDVGTLIGAPLAGGILTIAARSGWPNYGTLLPTMSALLATAGLVYFTFSKAKLTRRT
- a CDS encoding VTT domain-containing protein, with product MEDFFNQIWALIVTFADPRNLKHPEVYVEALKQPGVMWAAFVAVNLIVFTETGLLIGFLLPGDSLLVVTGLVARSADWPILPLTASLCASAIIGDTIGYAIGAKAGPAIFNRPSSRFFKRDHLLAAKAYYERHGGKTIIIARFIPLIRTFVPVVAGAAKMEYRTFLFFNVLGGIGWIMSMLMVGYMLDPLLRQIFGPQFEIAKHVDKVVIVVVFLSILPLLIKGFKHWRSGRSLAINA
- a CDS encoding dicarboxylate/amino acid:cation symporter, with translation MPLHTKILIGLAIGAALGLFANYIASVYPDPPAVQADPPNVEKAQADRRNADKGRFSVPKFVKNVAEDWAKPIGRVFLRLVIMVVVPLVFSALVLGILELGDIRQLGRVGLKTLGYTMILSFMSVFIGVGLVNLIRPGASLSPEQQEKLTAPYAAAAGDAEAKAAKSKALKDTLLDMLPENPLQEMVGAIDGSSPGNGMLAVMIFALIIGGALTVTPERTGVLIQLLQGLFDVCMTVISFAMRLAPFCVGCLVFAITATIGFDAVAMLIRFVVTVVLGLALQMFVVYSVMLIVVARIPPKQFFRQTSEAIFTAFGTSSSNATLPTSLRVAREELKLRPDVSQFVLTVGSMANQNGTALFEGTVVLFLAQVFGVELTLIQQVTVVMMSVLAGIGTAGVPGGSIPMIIIVLKSVGVPGEGIGIILGVDRILDMCRTTLNVTGDLVLAACVSRSEDRRLGQPIPETAQG
- a CDS encoding inorganic diphosphatase; translation: MTLRNQYMNVPPGTNIPSVVNAIVEIPKGRRSKFEVDKETGLIRLDRFLYSSSHYPGDYGFIPQTLAEDGDALDILVMVNEPTFSGCLIQARVVGLFRMKDRGLNDFKVLGVPHTDPLFAEYKNLEDVAGHYLREVEHFFATYKQLEGIHIETQGWDVAATAAAEVRSAVTRYGRSLAGGMIEEEPEKAV